A single genomic interval of Panthera uncia isolate 11264 chromosome A1 unlocalized genomic scaffold, Puncia_PCG_1.0 HiC_scaffold_17, whole genome shotgun sequence harbors:
- the SPATA24 gene encoding spermatogenesis-associated protein 24 isoform X3, with product MVLQDENFVSKEEFQAVEKKLVEEKAAHAKTKVLLAKEEEKLQFALGEVEVLSKQLEKEKLAFEKALSSVKSRALQESSKKDQLITKCNEIESHIIKQEDILNGKENEIKELQQVISQQKQIFSQLHCRNHMSDYRIQKQQENYMAQVLDQKHKKASGTRQARSHQHPREK from the exons ATGGTTCTCCAGGATGAAAATTTTGTCAGTAAAGAAGAGTTCCAGGCAGTGGAAAAGAAGCTGGTG GAAGAGAAAGCTGCCCATGCCAAGACCAAGGTCCTCCTGGCCAAGGAAGAGGAGAAGTTGCAGTTTGCCCTCGGAGAGGTAGAGGTGCTATCTAAACAGCTGGAGAAAGAGAAGCTGGCTTTTGAAAAAGC gctctccagTGTCAAGAGCAGAGCCCTGCAGGAATCCAGTAAGAAGGACCAGCTCATCACCAAGTGCAATG aAATTGAGTCTCACATTATAAAGCAAGAAGATATACTTAATGGCAAAGAGAATGAGATTAAGGAGTTGCAGCAAGTTATCAGCCAGCAGAAACAGATCTTCAG CCAGCTCCATTGCAGGAATCACATGTCTGACTACCGGATCCAGAAGCAACAGGAGAACTACATGGCCCAAGTGCTGGACCAGAAGCATAAGAAAGCCTCGGGGACGCGTCAGGCCCGGAGCCACCAGCAtcccagggaaaaataa
- the SPATA24 gene encoding spermatogenesis-associated protein 24 isoform X1, which produces MATPLGWSQGGSGSVCLAFDQLRDVIESQEELIHQLRNVMVLQDENFVSKEEFQAVEKKLVEEKAAHAKTKVLLAKEEEKLQFALGEVEVLSKQLEKEKLAFEKALSSVKSRALQESSKKDQLITKCNEIESHIIKQEDILNGKENEIKELQQVISQQKQIFSQLHCRNHMSDYRIQKQQENYMAQVLDQKHKKASGTRQARSHQHPREK; this is translated from the exons ATGGCGACGCCCCTCGGGTGGTCGCAGGGGGGGTCAGGATCAGTGTGTCTCGCTTTCGATCAACTGCGGGACGTGATCGAGTCTCAGGAGGAACTGATTCACCAGCTGAGGAATGTG ATGGTTCTCCAGGATGAAAATTTTGTCAGTAAAGAAGAGTTCCAGGCAGTGGAAAAGAAGCTGGTG GAAGAGAAAGCTGCCCATGCCAAGACCAAGGTCCTCCTGGCCAAGGAAGAGGAGAAGTTGCAGTTTGCCCTCGGAGAGGTAGAGGTGCTATCTAAACAGCTGGAGAAAGAGAAGCTGGCTTTTGAAAAAGC gctctccagTGTCAAGAGCAGAGCCCTGCAGGAATCCAGTAAGAAGGACCAGCTCATCACCAAGTGCAATG aAATTGAGTCTCACATTATAAAGCAAGAAGATATACTTAATGGCAAAGAGAATGAGATTAAGGAGTTGCAGCAAGTTATCAGCCAGCAGAAACAGATCTTCAG CCAGCTCCATTGCAGGAATCACATGTCTGACTACCGGATCCAGAAGCAACAGGAGAACTACATGGCCCAAGTGCTGGACCAGAAGCATAAGAAAGCCTCGGGGACGCGTCAGGCCCGGAGCCACCAGCAtcccagggaaaaataa
- the SPATA24 gene encoding spermatogenesis-associated protein 24 isoform X2, whose product MATPLGWSQGGSGSVCLAFDQLRDVIESQEELIHQLRNVMVLQDENFVSKEEFQAVEKKLVEEKAAHAKTKVLLAKEEEKLQFALGEVEVLSKQLEKEKLAFEKALSSVKSRALQESSKKDQLITKCNEIESHIIKQEDILNGKENEIKELQQVISQQKQIFRNHMSDYRIQKQQENYMAQVLDQKHKKASGTRQARSHQHPREK is encoded by the exons ATGGCGACGCCCCTCGGGTGGTCGCAGGGGGGGTCAGGATCAGTGTGTCTCGCTTTCGATCAACTGCGGGACGTGATCGAGTCTCAGGAGGAACTGATTCACCAGCTGAGGAATGTG ATGGTTCTCCAGGATGAAAATTTTGTCAGTAAAGAAGAGTTCCAGGCAGTGGAAAAGAAGCTGGTG GAAGAGAAAGCTGCCCATGCCAAGACCAAGGTCCTCCTGGCCAAGGAAGAGGAGAAGTTGCAGTTTGCCCTCGGAGAGGTAGAGGTGCTATCTAAACAGCTGGAGAAAGAGAAGCTGGCTTTTGAAAAAGC gctctccagTGTCAAGAGCAGAGCCCTGCAGGAATCCAGTAAGAAGGACCAGCTCATCACCAAGTGCAATG aAATTGAGTCTCACATTATAAAGCAAGAAGATATACTTAATGGCAAAGAGAATGAGATTAAGGAGTTGCAGCAAGTTATCAGCCAGCAGAAACAGATCTTCAG GAATCACATGTCTGACTACCGGATCCAGAAGCAACAGGAGAACTACATGGCCCAAGTGCTGGACCAGAAGCATAAGAAAGCCTCGGGGACGCGTCAGGCCCGGAGCCACCAGCAtcccagggaaaaataa